The Longimicrobiaceae bacterium genome contains a region encoding:
- the pyrF gene encoding orotidine-5'-phosphate decarboxylase, with the protein MPIRPTPIIALDVPSAADAAALLDRIGPAADFVKVGLQLFVAEGPAVVRAMRDRGCRVFLDLKFHDIPNTVAKAVQSAAALGVDLLTLHASGGAAMMRAAREAAGERGAGGPRLLAVTVLTSLSGGELAHAWGRRDLSAETEVERLAGIAADAGMDGVVASVHEAARVRARRGEGFLILTPGIRLAGDAAGDQTRVATPADAVRAGADFVVLGRSVTAAADPAHALTAALLDMENAVLEGSPA; encoded by the coding sequence ATGCCCATTCGCCCCACCCCCATCATCGCGCTGGACGTGCCGAGCGCCGCGGACGCCGCGGCGCTGCTGGACCGCATCGGTCCGGCGGCGGACTTCGTGAAGGTGGGCCTGCAGCTCTTCGTGGCCGAGGGCCCGGCCGTCGTGCGCGCCATGCGCGACCGGGGTTGCCGCGTGTTCCTGGACCTCAAGTTCCACGACATCCCCAACACCGTCGCGAAGGCGGTGCAGTCCGCAGCGGCGCTGGGCGTGGACCTGCTCACGCTGCACGCCTCCGGCGGCGCGGCGATGATGCGCGCGGCGCGCGAGGCGGCGGGCGAGCGGGGCGCGGGCGGGCCGCGGCTGCTGGCCGTGACGGTGCTCACGTCGCTGTCCGGCGGCGAGCTGGCCCACGCGTGGGGCCGCCGCGACCTGTCTGCCGAAACGGAGGTGGAGCGGCTCGCGGGCATCGCGGCCGACGCGGGGATGGACGGCGTCGTCGCGTCGGTTCACGAGGCGGCTCGGGTCCGCGCGCGCCGCGGCGAGGGCTTCCTGATCCTCACGCCCGGCATCCGCCTGGCGGGCGACGCCGCGGGCGACCAGACGCGCGTGGCGACTCCGGCGGACGCGGTGCGGGCGGGGGCGGACTTCGTGGTGCTGGGGCGCTCGGTGACGGCGGCGGCGGACCCGGCGCACGCGCTCACCGCGGCGTTGCTCGACATGGAGAACGCCGTGCTGGAAGGGAGCCCCGCATGA